The genomic DNA GCAAAACGCTGGCCGACACGCTTTCTGAAAATCTTACGGATGCCTTTATTGCCCCGTTTTTCTGGCTGCTGGTGGGTGGCCCCGTGGCCATGTGGTGCTACAAGGCTGTGAGCACCACTGATTCCATGTGGGGCTATGTGACCGAAAAGTGGCGCTGGCTGGGTTGGGCCGGGGCGCGCGGAGACGACGCACTGGCCTATGTTCCTGCCCGACTGTCTGCCTGTGCGGCATGGCTTGCAGACAGGTGTGTGGCCAACCTGCGATTTTTGCCCTCCAGATTGCTGCCAAAAAACAAATGGCAGGGCCGCTGGCCCGGTCTTGGCGTTGTGGCCCGGCAGGCCGTGGGCATGCCCAGCCCCAATTCAGGCTGGTCCATGACCGCTTGCGCGTGGCTGTGCGGCGCACGCATGGGCGGGCCATCCGTCTATTTTGGCACGCTTACCCCCAAGCCCTGGCTGGGGCCGGAGCAGGGCGAGGCTGCCCCCTGGGACCATGCGCGTCTGCTGGCTCTTTGCGAACTCTTGCGCTATAGCGCCTTGTGTGGGGGGCTGGCCCTCTGGGTGTGCGCAATGGTGGCCCGGGTTCCCTTATTCTGAGGATGCCATGCTGTTATCAGTATTGTGTGTGACAGGCCTTTTGGTGGGGCTGCTGGTAGGGCTTACGGGCGTGGGCGGTATTCTGATCCCCCCGGCCCTGATCCTGCTGAGCGGTCTTGAACCGCACGAAGCCATGGGTACCGCGCTGGCCTCGTTTTTTCCAATCGCGCTGGTGGGAACCTACATGTACCGCCGTCTGGGGCATGTGGACTGGTCACAGGCCGTGCCCTACATGATGGGCGGGCTTGCCGCGTTGCCGGGTGCCATGATCAATGCGCACATCAACGCGAGCCCGCTGGTGATACTGCTGGCAAGCATCATACTGTTTGCGGGTGTGTGTGTTTTGCGGCCCCCAAAGGCCGGGGGCAGCGTATTCTGGCAGAGTCGTACGGGATTTTTTATTATCGGCGCTGCCACGGCTTTTCTGGCGGGCATGACAGGCGCGGGCGGGCCCGTGCTTTCCATCCCCTGGATGATCGCCGCCGGGGTTTCACCCATGACTGCGGTGGGCCTTGCCATGCCGTATCAGGTGGTTACAGCCCTGTTTGGAACTGTGGGCAACATTCAGGCCGGGCATGTGGATTTTGAGCTGCTGCCCGCGCTGTGCCTGCTAGAAACCGCAGGCTTTGGTCTTGGCGTGGCCCTTGCCCGGCGCACGCCCACTGCCACCCTGCGTACGTTGATCGGCGGCGTGTGCTGCCTGTTGGGATTGGTATTGCTGGTTCGCGGGATTTCTGGCTGATCCGGAAAGTTCTGCGCCTGCCTGTTGCAAGAAAACCGTGCCTACCGTGCACCCCCAGAGGGAGCCGCATGAACATTGCCGCGCTTTTTATCCGCAGACCTGTGGCCACCGTGCTGATCATGCTGGGCATGCTGTTTTTTGGCATTGCGGGCTACCGCAACCTGCCGGTCAACCAGCTGCCCACGGTCGATTTTCCCACTATTCAGGTGCAGGCCGAACTGGCCGGGGCCGACCCGGAAACCATGGCTTCGTCTGTTGCCACGCCCCTGGAAAAGGAATTCTTCACCATCGCGGGCATTGATTCCATTTCTTCGGTCAGTTCCACTGGCCGTACGCGCATAACCATACAGTTTGCTCTCGACCGCAACATAGACGCGGCGGCCCTCGACGTGCAGTCGGCCATTGGCCTTGCCCAGCGTCGTTTGCCTTCCAACATGACCGTGCCGCCCAGTTTCCGCAAGGTTAACCCCGCCGACCTGCCCATCCTGCAACTGCGTATTTCGTCGGCCACGCTGCCGCTCTATGTGCTCAACGAGTATGCGGACACGCTCATAGGACAGCGGCTTTCCATGGTGGACGGCGTGGCCCAGGTGGTTATCTACGGGCAGAAGCAGTACGCCGTGCGCGTGCAGCTGAACCCGGACGAACTGGCAACGCGCGGTCTTGGCATTGACGAGGTGGCCGACGCCGTGGCCGCCGCAAACAGCATGCTGCCCACTGGTTCGCTGGAGGGCACACACCACGCCGATTCCATCAAGTCGTCGGGCCAGCTCATGAACGCCAGGGCCTTTCGTGATACGGTGGTGGCCTACCGCAACGGCGCGCCCGTGCGGCTGCGCGATCTGGGCGAAGTGGTGGACAGCTTCAAGCAGGACAAGCAGCTGACATGGAGCAACGGCGGCGCGCCCAGCATCATGCTGGCCGTGGAGCGCCAGCCGGGAACCAACACTGTGCAGGTGGTGGATTCCATCCGCGCGCTTTTGCCAGCGCTGGAAAAACAGCTGCCGCCTTCAGCCAGGGTCGAGATTTTTTACGACCGGTCAGAATCCATCC from Desulfovibrio sp. includes the following:
- a CDS encoding sulfite exporter TauE/SafE family protein, with the translated sequence MTGLLVGLLVGLTGVGGILIPPALILLSGLEPHEAMGTALASFFPIALVGTYMYRRLGHVDWSQAVPYMMGGLAALPGAMINAHINASPLVILLASIILFAGVCVLRPPKAGGSVFWQSRTGFFIIGAATAFLAGMTGAGGPVLSIPWMIAAGVSPMTAVGLAMPYQVVTALFGTVGNIQAGHVDFELLPALCLLETAGFGLGVALARRTPTATLRTLIGGVCCLLGLVLLVRGISG
- a CDS encoding CobD/CbiB family cobalamin biosynthesis protein yields the protein MSLAQLFPYSVWECWWLAPAALILDIWLGDPDLPWRHPVCAVGKLLDKLETPARNFMGAGGAEAERVRGRFAGAVALAALVGLTGLAAWGLVSLPVLGGLLALYLAWAGLAMGSLLRTGREVLRRVENYEEAEAREALSWLVSRDTSGMDRPLMRKTLADTLSENLTDAFIAPFFWLLVGGPVAMWCYKAVSTTDSMWGYVTEKWRWLGWAGARGDDALAYVPARLSACAAWLADRCVANLRFLPSRLLPKNKWQGRWPGLGVVARQAVGMPSPNSGWSMTACAWLCGARMGGPSVYFGTLTPKPWLGPEQGEAAPWDHARLLALCELLRYSALCGGLALWVCAMVARVPLF